In Pseudomonas nunensis, a single window of DNA contains:
- a CDS encoding peroxiredoxin has product MSLRLGDIAPDFEQDSSAGTIRFHEWLGDSWGVLFSHPADFTPVCTTELGFTAKLKDEFSNRGVKAIALSVDPVDSHHKWIEDINESQNTLVNFPILADADRKVSDLYDLIHPNANDTLTVRSLFVIDPNKKVRLTITYPASTGRNFHEILRVIDSLQLTDNYKVATPANWQDGDEVVIVPSLKDEDEIKKRFPKGYRAVKPYLRLTPQPNR; this is encoded by the coding sequence ATGAGCCTCAGACTTGGCGATATCGCCCCCGATTTCGAACAGGATTCCAGCGCCGGCACCATCCGTTTCCACGAATGGCTCGGCGATAGCTGGGGCGTGCTGTTTTCCCATCCGGCGGACTTCACCCCGGTGTGCACCACTGAACTGGGCTTCACCGCCAAGCTCAAGGATGAATTTTCCAACCGTGGCGTCAAAGCCATCGCCCTGTCGGTTGACCCGGTGGACTCGCACCACAAGTGGATCGAGGACATCAACGAGAGCCAGAACACCCTCGTCAACTTCCCGATCCTGGCCGATGCTGATCGCAAGGTCTCGGATCTGTACGACCTGATTCACCCGAACGCCAACGACACCCTGACCGTGCGCTCGCTGTTCGTGATCGACCCGAACAAGAAGGTTCGGCTGACCATCACCTACCCGGCCAGCACCGGTCGCAACTTTCATGAAATCCTGCGGGTGATCGACTCGCTGCAACTCACCGACAACTACAAAGTCGCCACCCCGGCCAACTGGCAGGACGGTGATGAAGTGGTGATCGTGCCGTCGCTCAAGGACGAAGACGAAATCAAGAAACGCTTTCCGAAAGGTTATCGCGCGGTGAAGCCGTACCTGCGCCTGACGCCACAACCGAACCGTTGA
- a CDS encoding OprD family porin — MNKSTLALAVAVGVLAQQAGAAGFIEDSKATLGLRNFYINTDNRDSAAKTAAGVQNKNEEWGQGFDLRFISGYTQGTVGFGIDAIGLLGIRLDSGGGTNGATATSYGGTVFPSKSNGEAVDNFSSLGLTAKAKISQTELKLGTLQPKNPVIVTNDGRLLPQTWQGGQITSGEIKDLTLVGGQIEAVKGRNSSNNEQLSIGGANSPTVSGRDSNKFLYAGGDYKITKDLTAQYYYGNLEDFYKQHFLGLVHNWAIGPGVLKSDLRYFNSSDDGANGNTPAYYSTGNYTGTASGRGKVDNNLYSGLFLYSVAGHTFGGGYQVSNGSSDFPWLNQGDGSSNYTITDMQIQKFGRAGEKTWQARYSYDFAKVGLPGATAGVVYLRGDNIDTVGANGRENGSGRSEWERDLTLAYVVPEGPLKNLGFMWKNAMWRNDIPGQRDQDENRLIVSYSIPLL; from the coding sequence ATGAATAAGTCCACCTTGGCCCTGGCTGTGGCCGTAGGGGTTTTGGCGCAGCAGGCAGGCGCCGCGGGGTTCATCGAAGACAGCAAGGCTACCTTGGGTCTGCGTAACTTCTACATCAACACGGACAACCGTGATTCGGCTGCCAAGACGGCTGCCGGCGTTCAAAACAAAAACGAAGAATGGGGCCAAGGCTTTGACCTGCGCTTCATCTCCGGCTACACCCAAGGCACCGTCGGCTTCGGTATCGATGCCATCGGCCTGCTGGGCATTCGCCTGGATTCGGGCGGCGGCACCAACGGCGCCACTGCTACTTCGTACGGCGGCACGGTTTTCCCAAGCAAGTCCAACGGCGAAGCGGTTGATAACTTCTCCAGCCTGGGCCTGACTGCCAAAGCCAAGATCTCCCAGACCGAACTGAAGCTGGGTACTCTGCAGCCAAAGAACCCGGTTATCGTGACCAACGACGGTCGTCTGCTGCCACAAACCTGGCAGGGTGGCCAGATCACTTCCGGCGAGATCAAAGACCTGACACTGGTTGGCGGTCAGATCGAAGCGGTTAAAGGTCGTAACTCCAGCAACAACGAGCAACTGTCGATTGGCGGCGCGAACAGCCCGACTGTCAGCGGTCGCGACAGCAACAAGTTCCTCTACGCTGGTGGTGACTACAAAATCACCAAAGACCTGACTGCCCAGTACTACTACGGCAACCTGGAAGATTTCTACAAGCAGCACTTCCTGGGTCTGGTTCACAACTGGGCTATCGGCCCGGGCGTATTGAAGTCTGACCTGCGCTACTTCAACAGCTCCGACGACGGTGCCAACGGCAACACCCCTGCTTACTACAGCACCGGTAACTACACCGGTACTGCCAGCGGTCGCGGTAAAGTCGACAACAACCTGTACAGCGGCCTGTTCCTGTACTCGGTGGCCGGTCACACCTTCGGTGGCGGTTACCAGGTCAGCAACGGTAGCAGCGACTTCCCTTGGTTGAACCAGGGCGACGGTTCGTCGAACTACACCATCACCGACATGCAGATCCAGAAGTTCGGCCGTGCCGGCGAGAAAACCTGGCAAGCACGCTACTCGTATGACTTCGCCAAGGTTGGCCTGCCAGGCGCAACCGCTGGTGTTGTTTACCTGCGTGGCGACAACATCGACACCGTGGGCGCCAACGGCCGCGAGAACGGTTCCGGCCGCTCCGAGTGGGAACGCGACCTGACCCTGGCTTACGTTGTGCCAGAAGGCCCGCTGAAAAACCTGGGCTTCATGTGGAAAAACGCCATGTGGCGCAACGACATCCCAGGCCAGCGCGACCAGGACGAAAACCGTCTGATCGTCAGCTACTCGATCCCGCTGTTGTAA